ACAAGCAGCAGCAGCGGCCACTTGTCTCTCAAGAAAACAGAATCACTCTGGATGACTGCGTCGTTTAGAACTCACCGACGACGTTACCGTCATTGATGCCGATCAGATATTCGAACGTACTGTCGGCAGGAATGGTGGCGGCACGGTGATCAATGTTCTCGCTCAGGAAAGCAACGCGACCATCGCCAAACAGGAAGTGCGCTCCACCAACGTGCTTACTGCTGAATGCGATACGACCCTGTCCGGATGAGGCATTCGCATTGATGGGAGCGGCCCCACCACCAAAGATCGAGATCAATCCCTGGTTGGAACTGGAACCAGCAGAACTGATGGCAGGACCAGTGGCGTTGTAGTCACGGGCAGCATACAGAGCACCCGCAAACGCATTATTCGAACCCAGCTTGTAGGCCCGTTCCCCAGCCAGAATCACGTTGCTGCTGCCGTCGGTCAGGTCGCGCATCCGCACGTTACTGTTCCGGTAAAAGGCACCGTTGGCGTAGTTGGTCGGATCGGTACCAGCGTCTTTCTTCAAACCGTATGAGTTGTTGGACGCAATGTAGTTCGTGACGGCCAGACCGTATTCAGATCCACCAGTGGCCATGATCCGGCGGCCGGCTTCGACATGAATCTGTGGGCCGGTATCAGAGGGGCAGCGAAATACGGGCAATGTTTTCTGCATGGAGCCGCGGACCGTGGCATTATTCAGCATGGTCGAAACAGGAACGGTACCAACGTTGAGCTGGTTAAACAGTGGTGCCTGATCGAGATAAGGCAGCAGCAGAGCGTTCCAGGCCCAGTGACCTTCATTGTCGGCGACATGGCCGCCATTGGTGTTCAGGATCTCTTCCACGTAACCCGGGGGAAACATTCCGAAGGTTTCGTGGTAGTTGTGCATGGCCAGCCCGATCTGCTTCAGATTGTTTTTGCAGGTACTGCGGCGGGCTGCTTCGCGAGCCTGCTGTACAGCTGGTAACAGCAGAGCAATTAAAATAGCAATAATAGCGATGACCACCAGCAGTTCGATCAGGGTAAAACCCCGCTGGCAATTTGAGCGACGTGCATTCTTCATTGAGTCGTTCCTGTTTTCTTAACTGTTTATGAGGAAATAATTTGTTCAGCTGGAGCAAGTAAAAAATGATGAGTCCAGAGAAACGCAGTACGTAAAGAGGGACAAAATAGAAAGGCTTCACCAGACCTTGTCCCAATAGAAATCAGACAAGGAGCCCCAGTAAAGCACTCGTATGTAAATACGTTGATTTACCGGAATATTTTTTGAAATATGACAAATATCGCATATTTTGCCGGCTGGAGAAGTGGTCTTTAGTGCATTGTTGGGGTTTGAGCCTTGAAAGATTCCGATCTATATCAAAATTGCCCAATTGATGGGGTAAGTCGCTCTTTATGTGTACGATAGCTTAATAAGGCGACTTTCTTTTTGAATAGCGGGTCGCAAATCAGTATCGTATTATTCAACAATATGAATGAAATCGTTCCGATGGATAATGAACAGCACCCGACTGACATCTCCGACGATTTGCATGTGAAATTTTTGCATGTATTTACCCAGCATCGGAACCAGATCTATTCGTATATTTTTTCTCTGCTGCCTCACAGGGATGACGCTGAGGACGTTTTTCAGCGGACCAGTCTGATCCTCTGGAAGAAGTTCCCCGAATACGATGAGTCGAGCAGTTTTTTTTCCTGGGCCTGTGGCGTCGCCTTTTATGAAGTCAAGAACTTCATCAGGGTGGCACAACGCAAACGACTGCAGTTCCGGGAAGATGTGATTGAACAGCTTGCCGACGAACGGGCCGGGATCCCTCAGCTGAAACTCGATCAGCGAGCCAGCACGCTGCAGGAATGTATCAAGAAATTAAAAGATAAAGACCGGGAACTGATTAATCAGGTCTATCGTGAGCAGACTCCTGTCAAGGAACTGGCGGATGCCGCAGGAGCAGCCATTCAGACGTTATATAACAGGCTGAATCAGATCCGCCGTCAGTTAACTCACTGTATTGAACGCACGTTGTCATATACAGGAGAGGGAAAATGAGCCAGAGCAATCAGCATAACGAAATCCTGTATGAGCTGTTTGGTGCACTGTGCAACGAAAGCATCACGCCCGAGCAGCATCAGCAGCTTGAAGAGATTCTGGCTACCGATGCAGATGCCCGGGAAAAGTACTTCAACTATCTCGATCTGCACCTCAATCTTGATCGTTTGCACGACGAACAGACAGACGAGGAATTTGAATTTCAACCGCATATTTCTCCCGCCAGTCAGACAAATACACTGCCCGGGAATGTCTGGAAAACGTCCCAGGTTCTGTTGCTGATGAGCGCATTGATCTGTGTGACAGTCATCGTCAGTTTCGTCGCTCTGAGTCAGCCACAGGCACCCGCGCTGCTCAGTCAGGTGGGGCCCGCTATTCCTGCTCTGGACGAATCACCGCTCGCGAAAGTCACCCAGACTGCAGCAGTCCGTTTTGCAGAAGGTGCACCGCTGCTGAAAGTTGGTTCGCCAATCGAGGAAGGTCAGGAATACGCGATTTCAGCCGGTCAACTGCAGCTGATTTTTGCCAACGGTGCGGAAGTGATTTTAACAGGCCCTGCCGTCTTTGAGAGCCAGGGCTGCGAGCATCTGGCAGTACGCTACGGTGCCTGTTCGGTTTATGCTCCCGATGGTGCAGAAGGCTTTACCGTCGAAACCCCGCTCTCCAACGTTGTCGATTACGGTACCCGCTTCTCGGTGAATGTTTCAGAAGCAGGTATCACCGACGTGCAGGTGATTGAAGGCGAAACAGATGTCCGACCCGTCAAGCTGGATCCGTCCTGTGATCTGCCCCCCAAGCGACTGACCCGGGGCATGGCGCAGCGGCTGACTACCAACAACGGTCTGGTCGTAGACGAAATTCCCTTCGACAAGAGTCAGTACGTTTCCCAACTGCCCGACCGGATCGTGACCTACACAACGACCAGGGGACCCAGCAACCGCGCGCAGGACCTGAAATGCGTGACTGTGCAGCGTGGCGGAAAACAATACCAATACGAAATAGAAGACCTGATCGGCGTCGAATTGACACACTATACCGGGAAATCTTTCCTGACGCGGAATGACGGTATCGACCCGGCTAAGGACGACAATTCAGAAACACTCCGTCGTCATCTGCTCGATCAGGATCACTGTCTGTTGACAGGCGTTGTCAATCCTGGTGGGGCTACCAACCCTCTGACAACTCCACCAGTGATGAACCCAGTCAACGATCCCAGTCAACCAAATACACCAGGTATGGCAGTCCGTTTCCATCAGCCGATCGTCAACGACGTCGGTCCGGATATCGTGCTGTTCGATCTGCAGGTCATCGTACATAGCACCACCGGCGATGCCTTTTATGTCACGCCGCTCCCCTTTTCCTCAAAACTGAAAACACACAAAGTTGAACAGTTTGATATCGATCTGGCTTCTCCGGAAGCACAGCTGCTTGAGAAATTCTGGCTGCATATTTTCCAGCAGAAGAACAAGAATCAGCAGGATGCAATTCAATCGATCAGCGAACTGGAATCAGCCATCGGCAATGGTGGTAACTGGCATGTGGTCGGCGCGAAAGCTCTGGCTGTAGGCATTGATCTGTCCGACCTGGGAGTCCCGGAAGGCCAGGCTGTCGATGGAATCTTCCTCCAGGATGCCCTCGATAACCAGGACATTGTCGATCCGGTCTTTATTGCCGGGTTCCCTCCGTTGAAACATACCACTGAAAAATAACTGCATTACTGCATAACAATAAATTCGAGTACGTTCAGAAGATAGATACCCTTTTATTTTCAGCGTCGCTAAATGAAAGAGACTAAATTCATGAGACTCCTTGCTGTTAGTCTATTGCTGTTAATCTCGGTCCCTGCGGTCCACGCAGCCGATAAAGCTCAAACTCCGAACGCCGCTGATGCGCATCAGCAGTTGAAGTTCTTCGAGAAAAATGTACGCCCCCTGCTGATTAAACACTGCCTGGAATGCCATGGCGAAAAGAAGCAGAAAGGCGAGCTGCGGCTGGACTCCCTTAAAGCAATGTTGCAGGGGGGAGAGAGCGGTTCCGCTTCGGTCGTGCCCGGAAAGTCGTCCGAAAGTCTGCTGATCGAGGCGATCAAATACGAATCATACGAAATGCCACCCGAGAAGAAGCTCTCTGATAAAGAGATTGCCGTGCTGACTCGCTGGGTGGATGAAGGCGCATTCTGGCCACAGCACGAAGATCATGTTATCAAACAGCGGAAAAACGAAACCTTCTTCACCGAAGAAGACCGCAGCTTCTGGGTCTTCCAGCCGGTCGAGGAGCCCAAGGTTCCCCAGGTGGATCAGGCACAGTGGTCAAAGAACCCGGTCGATGCTTTCGTCTATCGCCGTCTGAAAAAAGAAGGGCTCGCTCCCGCGGATGAAGCGAGCCGGACAGCATTGATTCGGCGTGCCTACTTCGACCTGCTGGGACTGCCTCCCACCGTCGAGCAAATCAACGCTTTTGTGAATGATCCCTCTCCCGATGCCTGGCCACGCCTGATTGATGAGCTGCTGGAAAGCCCGCACTACGGCGAAAAATGGGCCCGTCACTGGCTGGATGTTGTCCGCTATGCGGAATCGGACGGTTTCAACCAGGATGCGTTCCGACCGGAAATCTGGCGTTATCGGGACTATGTCATTGAGTCATTCAATTCAGACAAGCCTTATTCCCGCTTCGTCAAGGAGCAGCTGGCCGGCGATGAAATCGCTCCCGAAGATCCCAATGCTCTGGCAGCCACCGGCTTCCTGAGACACTACCTCTACGAGTACAACCAGCGCGATTCCCGAACCCAGTGGAATGACATTCTGGATAATATCACCGATGCTACCGGGGATGTGTTCCTGGGGGTCAGCATGGGTTGTGCCCGCTGCCACGATCATAAGTTTGATCCGATTCCCAACCAGGACTACTATCGTCTGCGGGCCTTCTTCGCTCCGCTGATGCCCCGCGATGACGTTCCTTTTGCGACTCCACAGGAGCAGGCAGAATACAATCAAAAACTAGAAGTCTGGGAAAAGAAAACCGCTGATATCCGCGCTCAGATTGATGAGCTCACCAAAAGCAAACTGGAGCGAGCGGCTGCGAATCAGATCAAGATGTTCCCGCCCGACCTCCAGGAAATTATGGCTAAGCCGCAAGGAGAGTGGACCGCGCTGGAACACCAGTTGGCCGATCTCATTCAGCGACAGGTCGACATTCAAGAAAGTCGAGCGCTGGCTTCTCTGAAGAAGAGCGACAAGGATGATGGGAAGAAATACAACGAACTGCTCAAGCAACTGGCGGCCTTCGATGATCTGAAGCCCAAACCGCTGCCAACCGGTATGAGTGTTACTGACGCACCTGGTGCACCACCGGTGACCACGATTCCCGATGATCCAAATCATACGCCCATCGATCCCGGATTCCTCTCGCTGCTTAAGCCGGGTGAAGCCGAGATTATGCAGATTTCTACCGCCCCGCATTCTTCAGGGCGACGTACTGCACTGGCGAACTGGATGGTCGATCCCAACAACCGGCTCACAACCCGAGTGATGACCAACCGGGTCTGGCAGTACCATTTCGGTACCGGTCTGGTCGCGACTTCCAACGACTTCGGTCACATGGGAGAAGCGCCGACTCATCCCGAACTGCTCGACTGGCTGACCTCCTATTTCGTCGAGAATAACTGGAGTATCAAGAGCCTGCACCGGTTGATCATGAATTCGAAGACCTACCGTCTGTCGGCCTTTCATCGCAATCCGGGACCGGCTGAGTTGAAAGATCCCCAGAACCGTCTGTACTGGCGGGGAAATATCCGTCGCCTGAATGCGGAAGACATTCGCGATGCGGCACTGCTGATTTCAGGTGAACTGGATACAAAACTGGGTGGTCCCAGTGTCAGTGCCAGCCAGCCGCGACGCAGTGTCTACACCATCATGAAGCGGAATAAGCAGGATGAAGTCCTCGGGGCGTTCGACCTGCCGGGCGGCATTCAGAGTACTGCGAAGCGGGATGTCACCACGACTGCAAACCAGGCCCTGCTGATGCTCAACGGAAAATGGTTCCTGTCGCGTGCCAAAGCCATGGCCCGCACAGTTAAGCCGGAATCATTTAATGATGACCGGGAACTGGTATCGTTCTTGCATCAGAAAACCTACGGCAAGAAACCGGAACCGGCGGAAATTGATCTCATGCTCGGATTCCTCAAGTCACAGGAAAAACGCGTAGCCGCTGCAGCGGAATCTCAACAGCAGAACTACGTTGGTCAGATCACGCAGACCGATGCGGAAGCGGTCAAGCTGGGTAAAGGCTCGACGTTGAATGATCTGCACCTGTCTCCAGCCCACGCGTTGCCCGATGAAGATTTCACAATCGAAGCAACGGTCAAACTGGATTCCATCTATGAGAACGCCGCCGTCAATACGATTGCCTCTCACTGGACCGGTAATAATAAACAGCAGGGCTGGTCGCTGGGAGTCACCAGTCAGAAGTCTGCTTATAAGCCGCGGAATCTGATTCTGCAGTTTGTCGGTAAGAACAAGGAAGGCAAACTGACTTATGAAGTTGTACCTTCCAATCTGCACCTGGAACTCAATAAGCCCTATTACGTGGCCGCGACCGTCGATATTTCAGAGACCGGAGAGTCCGGCATTCACTTCTATGTGAAAGCCCTCGACTCGAAAGAACCTGTGCAGACGGCTGCAGTAAAACATCAGGTCGTCGGCGACTATCGTCCGGGGCATGATTTTATTCTGGGCGGTCGCGAGAAAACCTCCGGCAGTCGCTGGAACGGGATGCTTGACAATGTCCGACTGTCTCGTGCAGCACTGACCCCGGAAGAACTTTTGATTAACAAACCGGAACAGCGACCCGACTCCGTGGTCGGTTTCTGGCAGTTTAATACACAGCAGGGACTGCTGAAAAACAGTCTGGCTGATCGTCTGCATCTGTCTGCTCCCGCTGGTTCGGGAGGCGCCGATGCGCGACAGCAGGCCCTCGTTGACTTGTGTCACGTGATGTTGAACTCTAACGGGTTTCTGTATCTCGATTAAGGATCAAGCAGAAACGCCATCAAACACCCGTGACCATTAAACGCTTTTGCGGAAAGATAATCTCATGAATCAATATCAGGATATCAATACTGTCGTCAATCGTCGTCAGCTCCTCATGCAGGCTGGAGCCGGCTTCGGTGGGATCGCTTTGAACGCCATGCTCGCACAGCAGGCCGAAGCAGCTGCAAAGACGAAACCAAAGAAGCCTACGCAATCCTTTTCACCTCTGTCAGCCAAGCAGACGCACTTCCCGGCAACAGCGAAGAGTGTGATCTTCCTGTTCATGGAAGGGGGCCCGAGCCACATCGACATGTTCGATCCCAAACCGGCACTGCAGAAGCTGGCTGGCAAACCGCTGCCCGACAGTTTCGAGAAGCCGATTACCGCGATGGGTGAAATCAACGCACCGCTGCTGGCTTCCAAACGCAAATGGAAACAGCACGGCGAAGCCGGTACCTGGGTTTCTGACTGGTTGCCGAACATCGCAACCTGCGTAGATGACATCGCTGTCGTACGCGGCTGCTGGACCAACGGGATTAACCACGCCGGTGGTGTCTGCCAGATGAATACCTGTATTCCGCTCGCTGGCCGTCCCTCACTGGGGAGTTGGGTGACTTATGGACTGGGAACCGAAAACGAAAGTCTGCCCGCCTTCGTCGTCATTCAGGACAACAACGGCACGGTGGTCAATGGTCCGCGTAACTGGGGAACGGCTTTCATTCCCGCCGTGTACCAGGGAACCCGCTTGAATACAGGTAAGGAACCTATTTCCAATCTGTATCGTCCCGATGATGTGTTTGTCACTCAGGAGTCTGGCAAACTCGATCTGCTTGCCAGGCTGAATGAGCGGCATGCTGCGTCCCGCAAACAGCAGTCTGAACTGGATGCTCGAATTGAATCCTACGAGCTGGCGTTCCGGATGCAGGCTGCTGCTCCCGAAGCTGTTGACCTGACTCAGGAAACCCAGGCGACCCGGGAAATGTACGGGATGGACGAGAAAGAGACCCAGGTCTACGGCACCAACTGTCTGCTGGCTCGCCGCCTGGTCGAACGAGGCGTCCGCTTCGTGCAGCTCTACAATGGTGCTGGTAGTAAGTGGGATTCACACTCCGGTATTGAAAAACGTCATTCGGCACTCTGTCGCGGCATGGATAAATGTGTTGCCGGCTTGCTGAAAGACCTCAAGCAGCGTGGTCTGCTCGATTCGACTCTCGTCGTCTGGGGCGGAGAATTTGGTCGAACCCCGATGAGTGAAAAAGGGGATGGCCGCGATCATAACCCGACCGGGTTTACCATGTTCATGGCCGGTGGCGGTGTGAAAGGGGGCCAGACGATCGGCGGGACCGACGAACTGGGCCTCTATGCCGTCGAAGACCGGATGCATGTGAAAGACATTCACACCAGCATTTATCACCTGCTCGGTCTGAGTAACATGAAGCTGGAATATCGTCACAAGGGAAGTCCGGAACGCCCCACGCTGAACGAAGGGGAATTCATGGAAAAACTGGTGACAGGCTAGTTGATTGTGTAAGTATATTTAAAATAATACTTTACGAATAGATGAGCGGTTTGCGTGCTGTCAAAGGTCACCAAACCGCTCTTTTTTACATAACCCGGATCTTTTTACCGTTTCTGATTAATCCAACCCGTTTGAAAATCCTCTCTTGCACTTCGGGGTAAAACCGATACCATAATATATAGGCAACTTTTAGTTATTATTAGACTTTGAGCTGCTCATGAGCCCTCCATTTAGACTGCCTGGTTCCGCCGGGTAGCCCTCACCATAAACCTTACCACGAGAGTCTTCTTCTATGATCGGTCGACTTTTCCTGGCGTCTCTGTTTTCTGCATCCGTCTGTCTGACTTCAACTCAGGCCGCTGAGTCTGAGAAAAAAACGGATACGCTCTCCTTTGAGAACGATGTGCGCAAGATCCTCAAAGTCCACTGTTTGCACTGCCATGGCGAAAATGGCGAGATGGAAGGCAGTCTCGATCTCCGTCTCAAGCGGTTCATGGTCAAAGGGGGCGACAGCGGTCCCTCCATCGTGCCGGGCAAGAGTGGCGAGAGTGAACTGATCGCCCGCATCGAAGCCAAAGAGATGCCTCCCGAGGGCAAACACATGCCTGATGAGGAACTCGCGATTCTCAAACAGTGGGTCGATCAAGGCGCGCATACGCTGCGTCCCGAACCGGAAAAAATCGGCGCTGATTATATCGCTCCTGACGACCTGGCTTTCTGGTCATTCCAGCCTGTTAAAAATCCTTCCGTACCACAGGTAAAACAACCCAAACTGGTCCGCCAGCCAATCGATGCGTTCCTGTTGTCCAGACTGGAAGAAAAAGATCTGACCTTTACGGCGGAAGCAGCCAAAGCATCGCTGGCACGACGTGCGTTTTACGATCTGATTGGCCTGCCTCCCACTCCGGAAGAACTGAAGCAGTTTCTGGATGATAAGAGTCCGGACGCCTATGAAAAACTGATCGACCGTCTGCTCGCTTCGCCGCATTACGGAGAACGCTGGGGACGTCACTGGCTGGATGTCGCCGGGTATGCTGACTCCGAAGGCTACAACAATAAAGACCAGGAACGCCCCTGGGCCTTCCGTTACCGTGATTACGTCATCAAGTCGTTCAACGAAGATAAGCCTTACGATCAGTTCCTGCAGGAACAGCTGGCCGGCGATGAAATGGTCAAGCCGCCTTATCACAAGTTGAGTCCGGAAGACATGCAGAAGCTGGTTGCCACCGGTTTTCTGCGTATGGCCCCGGATGGGACCGGCAGTAACCCTGCTGAAAAGGAAGTCGCGAAAAACCAGGTTGTGACAGACACCGTGGATATTGTGTCGTCTTCCATCCTGGGAATGACCGTCGCGTGTGCCCAGTGTCACGATCACAAATACGATCCAATTCCACAAAACGATTACTATCGTTTCCGTGCCATTTTCGAACCGGCTCTGGACTGGAAAAACTGGCGGACCCCAGCCGGACGTCGGATTTCGATCATGTCGGACGCTGATCGCCAGAAAGCGAACGAACTGGAAAAAGAAGCTCAGAAAGTCCTCGCGGAACGTACCGAACTGGTTAACAAGTTTATCGACCGTACTCTCGAGCGTGAACTGCTGGAGGTGCCTGAAGAGAAGCGGGAAGCCGCCCGCAAAGCTTATAAAACGGCGGGTAAAGAACGGACCAAGGAACAGGTGGCCCTGCTGAAGGACTATCCCCGTATTAACCGTCTCTCTGCAGGTTCGTTGTATCTCTACGACCGGACTCTGTATGAGCAGTCCAGCAAAGCGACTCAGAAATCCAAGGAACTGGCTCGCGATCTGGTCGAAAAAGTCAAAACAGAAACGCTGGCCAAAATTCCGGAAGACCGCAAAGCACTGGCTTTAGCTGCACAGAAAGCCGACGCGAAAAAACGGACGGAAGAAGAGAAGAAAATTATCGAAGAGTTTCCAGGTCTCCTGGTTTCGACAACCAATCTGAAGGAATTTGATCCTGAAGGAGCTGCGCAGGTGCAGCACTTCAAAGATGAAGCCAAGCGGTTTAATGAACTGAAAACCACGGCGATCCTCAAGGAATACAGTGACAAAGCGGCTAAGATCCGTGAGAAAAAACCGCAGGAAGAATTCATTCGTGTCCTGACTGAAGTCCCGGGGAAAGTGCCAAAAACCTTCTTCTTCAATCGGGGTGACTTCGAACAACCCAAACATGAACTGGAACCTGCAGGCCTGTCGGTCGTCAAAACCAGTCTGAACCAGCAGGTTGAAATTCCAACGCAGAATAAAGACATCCCCACAACGGGACGTCGTCTGGCCTACGCGAAGTACATCACCAACGGCGAGCATCCGCTGACGGCCCGTGTGTTTGTGAACCGTCTCTGGCTGCATCACTTCGGGAAAGGGATCGTGGCTTCGCCAACCGACTTCGGCAAGCTGGGCATTCCGCCGACCCACAGTGAACTGCTGGACTGGCTGGCTCACGACTTTGTTTCCAACGGTTGGAAAATCAAACGTCTGCACAAGATGATGATGACCTCTACCGCTTACATGCAGAGTTCACAACGATCCGACGAATATGATGTCGTCGATCCAGACAACCTGCTCTACGGCCATATGCCGGTTCGTCGTCTCGAAGCGGAAACGATTCGCGATTCCATCATCGCCGTGACAGGTAAACTGAAGAACGACCTGTATGGTACTCCGGTTCCCGTCAAAGAAGACGAAGTCGGCCAGATCGTGGTTGGGATCTCCAATGTCGATTCCGCCGGTCGCCAGGGTAAGAATATCAAAATGGACGATCGCCAGTTCCGCCGCAGTATCTATGTTGCGGTCAGCCGCAGTAAACCGCTGGCTGTGTTGGATATGTTCGATGCTCCCAAGATGGAGCCCAACTGTGAAAAACGTTCCTCCTCCACCGTGGCTCCACAGTCACTGTTAATGATGAACAGTGGTTTCATGGTGGAACATGCCGAGTACTTCGCAGAACGTCTGCAGAAAGAACGGGCCGGCAACAAAGCGGAACAGGTCAAACTGGCCTGGATGCTGGCCTACGGTAAAGAGCCGACGGCCGAAGAAGTTAAACAGTCGATTGCGTTCATTGATTCACAGATTCCTCAGTTTGATAAGAAAAACAGTGCAGGCAAAACTCCGGAACAGCTGGCACTGGCAACCTTCTGCC
This is a stretch of genomic DNA from Gimesia sp.. It encodes these proteins:
- a CDS encoding DUF1559 domain-containing protein, with protein sequence MKNARRSNCQRGFTLIELLVVIAIIAILIALLLPAVQQAREAARRSTCKNNLKQIGLAMHNYHETFGMFPPGYVEEILNTNGGHVADNEGHWAWNALLLPYLDQAPLFNQLNVGTVPVSTMLNNATVRGSMQKTLPVFRCPSDTGPQIHVEAGRRIMATGGSEYGLAVTNYIASNNSYGLKKDAGTDPTNYANGAFYRNSNVRMRDLTDGSSNVILAGERAYKLGSNNAFAGALYAARDYNATGPAISSAGSSSNQGLISIFGGGAAPINANASSGQGRIAFSSKHVGGAHFLFGDGRVAFLSENIDHRAATIPADSTFEYLIGINDGNVVGEF
- a CDS encoding sigma-70 family RNA polymerase sigma factor, whose protein sequence is MDNEQHPTDISDDLHVKFLHVFTQHRNQIYSYIFSLLPHRDDAEDVFQRTSLILWKKFPEYDESSSFFSWACGVAFYEVKNFIRVAQRKRLQFREDVIEQLADERAGIPQLKLDQRASTLQECIKKLKDKDRELINQVYREQTPVKELADAAGAAIQTLYNRLNQIRRQLTHCIERTLSYTGEGK
- a CDS encoding DUF1549 domain-containing protein gives rise to the protein MRLLAVSLLLLISVPAVHAADKAQTPNAADAHQQLKFFEKNVRPLLIKHCLECHGEKKQKGELRLDSLKAMLQGGESGSASVVPGKSSESLLIEAIKYESYEMPPEKKLSDKEIAVLTRWVDEGAFWPQHEDHVIKQRKNETFFTEEDRSFWVFQPVEEPKVPQVDQAQWSKNPVDAFVYRRLKKEGLAPADEASRTALIRRAYFDLLGLPPTVEQINAFVNDPSPDAWPRLIDELLESPHYGEKWARHWLDVVRYAESDGFNQDAFRPEIWRYRDYVIESFNSDKPYSRFVKEQLAGDEIAPEDPNALAATGFLRHYLYEYNQRDSRTQWNDILDNITDATGDVFLGVSMGCARCHDHKFDPIPNQDYYRLRAFFAPLMPRDDVPFATPQEQAEYNQKLEVWEKKTADIRAQIDELTKSKLERAAANQIKMFPPDLQEIMAKPQGEWTALEHQLADLIQRQVDIQESRALASLKKSDKDDGKKYNELLKQLAAFDDLKPKPLPTGMSVTDAPGAPPVTTIPDDPNHTPIDPGFLSLLKPGEAEIMQISTAPHSSGRRTALANWMVDPNNRLTTRVMTNRVWQYHFGTGLVATSNDFGHMGEAPTHPELLDWLTSYFVENNWSIKSLHRLIMNSKTYRLSAFHRNPGPAELKDPQNRLYWRGNIRRLNAEDIRDAALLISGELDTKLGGPSVSASQPRRSVYTIMKRNKQDEVLGAFDLPGGIQSTAKRDVTTTANQALLMLNGKWFLSRAKAMARTVKPESFNDDRELVSFLHQKTYGKKPEPAEIDLMLGFLKSQEKRVAAAAESQQQNYVGQITQTDAEAVKLGKGSTLNDLHLSPAHALPDEDFTIEATVKLDSIYENAAVNTIASHWTGNNKQQGWSLGVTSQKSAYKPRNLILQFVGKNKEGKLTYEVVPSNLHLELNKPYYVAATVDISETGESGIHFYVKALDSKEPVQTAAVKHQVVGDYRPGHDFILGGREKTSGSRWNGMLDNVRLSRAALTPEELLINKPEQRPDSVVGFWQFNTQQGLLKNSLADRLHLSAPAGSGGADARQQALVDLCHVMLNSNGFLYLD
- a CDS encoding DUF1501 domain-containing protein, with the translated sequence MNQYQDINTVVNRRQLLMQAGAGFGGIALNAMLAQQAEAAAKTKPKKPTQSFSPLSAKQTHFPATAKSVIFLFMEGGPSHIDMFDPKPALQKLAGKPLPDSFEKPITAMGEINAPLLASKRKWKQHGEAGTWVSDWLPNIATCVDDIAVVRGCWTNGINHAGGVCQMNTCIPLAGRPSLGSWVTYGLGTENESLPAFVVIQDNNGTVVNGPRNWGTAFIPAVYQGTRLNTGKEPISNLYRPDDVFVTQESGKLDLLARLNERHAASRKQQSELDARIESYELAFRMQAAAPEAVDLTQETQATREMYGMDEKETQVYGTNCLLARRLVERGVRFVQLYNGAGSKWDSHSGIEKRHSALCRGMDKCVAGLLKDLKQRGLLDSTLVVWGGEFGRTPMSEKGDGRDHNPTGFTMFMAGGGVKGGQTIGGTDELGLYAVEDRMHVKDIHTSIYHLLGLSNMKLEYRHKGSPERPTLNEGEFMEKLVTG
- a CDS encoding PSD1 and planctomycete cytochrome C domain-containing protein; the protein is MIGRLFLASLFSASVCLTSTQAAESEKKTDTLSFENDVRKILKVHCLHCHGENGEMEGSLDLRLKRFMVKGGDSGPSIVPGKSGESELIARIEAKEMPPEGKHMPDEELAILKQWVDQGAHTLRPEPEKIGADYIAPDDLAFWSFQPVKNPSVPQVKQPKLVRQPIDAFLLSRLEEKDLTFTAEAAKASLARRAFYDLIGLPPTPEELKQFLDDKSPDAYEKLIDRLLASPHYGERWGRHWLDVAGYADSEGYNNKDQERPWAFRYRDYVIKSFNEDKPYDQFLQEQLAGDEMVKPPYHKLSPEDMQKLVATGFLRMAPDGTGSNPAEKEVAKNQVVTDTVDIVSSSILGMTVACAQCHDHKYDPIPQNDYYRFRAIFEPALDWKNWRTPAGRRISIMSDADRQKANELEKEAQKVLAERTELVNKFIDRTLERELLEVPEEKREAARKAYKTAGKERTKEQVALLKDYPRINRLSAGSLYLYDRTLYEQSSKATQKSKELARDLVEKVKTETLAKIPEDRKALALAAQKADAKKRTEEEKKIIEEFPGLLVSTTNLKEFDPEGAAQVQHFKDEAKRFNELKTTAILKEYSDKAAKIREKKPQEEFIRVLTEVPGKVPKTFFFNRGDFEQPKHELEPAGLSVVKTSLNQQVEIPTQNKDIPTTGRRLAYAKYITNGEHPLTARVFVNRLWLHHFGKGIVASPTDFGKLGIPPTHSELLDWLAHDFVSNGWKIKRLHKMMMTSTAYMQSSQRSDEYDVVDPDNLLYGHMPVRRLEAETIRDSIIAVTGKLKNDLYGTPVPVKEDEVGQIVVGISNVDSAGRQGKNIKMDDRQFRRSIYVAVSRSKPLAVLDMFDAPKMEPNCEKRSSSTVAPQSLLMMNSGFMVEHAEYFAERLQKERAGNKAEQVKLAWMLAYGKEPTAEEVKQSIAFIDSQIPQFDKKNSAGKTPEQLALATFCQALLSSNGFLYVD